A window of Candidatus Methylomirabilota bacterium contains these coding sequences:
- a CDS encoding pyruvate dehydrogenase has protein sequence MGIRQPAPAELLNIYYHLTLARGLEQRVITLYRQGKIVGGVYLGTGEEAIAVGSAAALEPDDVIAPTHRDLGANLMKGITPKEYMAQYLARQTGLTHGRDGNVHFGDITRGIIGFISPMADLLPVAAGVALTFKLRRERRVVAGFFGDGASSRGDFHEALNFAAVLKLPVVFICHNNQYAYSTPLSRQMAIEHVADRATAYGMPGVIVDGNDVLAVRDAVAQAAARARTGEGPSLIEGKTMRMRGHAEHDDASYVPPGLLEEWRARDPIDRFAAYLRAQHVLDDASAKAIEDRIAREIEEAVQFAESSPPPDPKELLEGVYAA, from the coding sequence ATGGGGATTCGGCAGCCTGCACCGGCTGAGCTACTGAATATCTATTATCACCTCACGCTCGCTCGCGGGCTGGAACAGCGGGTGATTACCCTCTACCGACAGGGTAAGATCGTCGGGGGCGTCTACCTCGGAACCGGCGAGGAGGCTATTGCAGTGGGAAGCGCCGCCGCACTCGAGCCCGACGATGTGATCGCCCCTACTCATCGGGACCTCGGCGCGAATCTCATGAAGGGGATTACGCCGAAAGAGTATATGGCTCAGTACCTGGCCAGGCAGACCGGACTGACCCATGGACGGGACGGGAATGTCCATTTCGGCGATATCACCCGGGGGATCATCGGCTTTATCAGTCCGATGGCCGACCTGCTTCCAGTAGCGGCAGGTGTCGCCCTGACCTTTAAGCTTCGGCGCGAGCGGCGGGTGGTGGCGGGATTTTTCGGCGACGGCGCGTCAAGCCGCGGTGATTTCCACGAGGCGCTGAACTTTGCAGCGGTACTGAAACTGCCCGTCGTCTTCATCTGTCACAATAATCAGTACGCCTACTCCACCCCGCTCTCCCGCCAGATGGCGATCGAACATGTGGCTGACCGCGCCACGGCCTACGGAATGCCGGGCGTCATCGTCGACGGCAACGATGTGCTTGCCGTCCGCGATGCTGTAGCCCAGGCGGCCGCCCGTGCAAGGACAGGCGAAGGCCCCTCCCTCATAGAGGGTAAAACCATGCGGATGCGGGGACATGCGGAGCATGACGACGCCTCGTATGTTCCGCCTGGCCTGCTCGAAGAGTGGCGAGCGCGGGATCCCATCGATCGATTTGCAGCGTACCTGCGGGCCCAGCACGTGCTTGACGACGCATCCGCGAAGGCAATTGAGGATCGTATTGCGCGGGAGATCGAGGAGGCGGTCCAATTTGCGGAATCCAGCCCGCCTCCGGATCCGAAAGAGTTGCTTGAAGGCGTTTACGCCGCTTAA
- a CDS encoding Hpt domain-containing protein — protein MTQPSRRPRKEERRMAEQTTIVYIDEEIADLVPEFLANRRRDVEQIQQLLQAGKYGELTRLGHTMKGTGGGYGFAEISAIGKEIEEAGIRGDHEAITRLGQRLSAYLATVTVEVRQAE, from the coding sequence ATGACGCAACCGTCGCGGCGACCCCGTAAGGAGGAGCGGAGGATGGCAGAACAGACGACCATCGTCTATATCGACGAGGAGATTGCAGACCTGGTCCCGGAGTTTTTGGCGAATCGACGTCGGGATGTCGAGCAGATCCAGCAATTGTTGCAGGCGGGCAAGTACGGGGAACTCACGCGATTAGGCCATACCATGAAAGGGACGGGGGGCGGCTATGGGTTCGCTGAAATCAGCGCCATCGGTAAGGAGATTGAAGAGGCCGGCATACGCGGCGATCATGAGGCCATCACAAGGCTGGGTCAGCGGCTGTCCGCGTACCTTGCGACGGTTACCGTTGAGGTCCGGCAGGCCGAATAG
- the arc gene encoding proteasome ATPase, with product MRKLSEQLPGNETTYSRKLTRYEEEIESLQAQVKTLEEEIYHLQRRLDQTPKEFEFLRSKLDQSREQLGQAHNQNQRMVEALQQAKEQIEGLREEVEKLSAPPSPYGIFASMNPDKTANIFMGGRKMKVNLHPSIRPESLRKGQELILNEAFNVIEAAGFDEQGEVVTLKDMLDEGRAVVTLRADEVRVVELADPLRQQPLKAGDRLLLDSRSGHILEKLPKTDVQELFLEEVPSIGYEAIGGLGPQIEMIRDAIELPHLYVDYFREHQLQPPKGVLLYGPPGCGKTLIAKAVAHSLAEQLAKKTGQAVKGYFLNVKGPELLNKYVGETERQIREIFGRAREKATEGSPVVIFFDEMDSLFRTRGSGISSDMESTIVPQFLAELDGVEGLRHVIVIGASNRQDLIDPAVLRPGRFDVKIKIDRPDRSAACEIFAKYLTPALPFAATEIKAHGTPEKVAAAMTAAAIDLLYATVPEHRFLEVTYASGQQETLYFKDFASGAMIESICTRAKKRAVKRMIATGVKGLTVEDLLDAVRTEFRENEDLPNTTNPDDWAKIAGRRSERIVNVRTVFDREEKEKKSRKVETISTGHYL from the coding sequence ATGCGGAAGCTTTCCGAACAGCTTCCGGGGAACGAGACAACGTACAGCCGTAAGCTGACCCGGTACGAGGAGGAAATCGAGTCTCTTCAGGCACAGGTAAAGACACTCGAAGAGGAGATTTATCACCTCCAGCGACGGCTGGATCAGACGCCGAAAGAGTTCGAATTCCTCCGATCCAAACTCGACCAGTCGCGTGAACAGTTGGGCCAGGCGCACAATCAGAATCAACGGATGGTCGAGGCCTTGCAGCAGGCCAAAGAGCAGATCGAAGGCCTTCGGGAAGAGGTGGAGAAGCTTTCGGCCCCGCCGAGTCCGTACGGGATCTTCGCATCGATGAACCCCGATAAGACCGCCAATATCTTTATGGGCGGTCGAAAGATGAAGGTGAACCTCCATCCTTCGATTCGGCCGGAGTCGTTGCGCAAGGGCCAGGAGTTGATCCTGAATGAGGCGTTCAATGTGATTGAGGCGGCAGGCTTCGACGAGCAGGGCGAGGTTGTGACACTGAAAGACATGCTCGATGAGGGTCGGGCCGTGGTCACGCTGCGCGCCGATGAGGTGCGGGTCGTCGAACTGGCCGATCCGCTGCGGCAGCAACCCCTTAAGGCGGGCGATCGTCTGCTGCTCGACTCGCGGTCCGGGCACATTCTGGAAAAGCTGCCGAAGACCGATGTCCAGGAGCTGTTCCTCGAGGAGGTTCCGAGTATCGGCTATGAGGCCATCGGCGGGCTTGGTCCCCAGATCGAGATGATCAGGGACGCGATCGAGCTGCCGCATCTCTATGTCGACTACTTCCGGGAACATCAGCTTCAGCCTCCAAAGGGCGTATTGCTCTATGGGCCGCCGGGTTGCGGGAAGACGTTGATCGCGAAGGCGGTGGCGCACTCACTGGCCGAGCAACTGGCCAAGAAGACCGGGCAGGCCGTCAAGGGTTACTTCCTGAATGTGAAGGGTCCCGAGTTGCTGAACAAGTATGTCGGCGAGACGGAACGGCAGATCCGGGAGATCTTCGGCCGGGCCAGGGAGAAGGCGACCGAGGGATCGCCGGTGGTCATCTTTTTTGATGAAATGGATTCGCTCTTCCGGACGCGCGGGTCGGGCATCTCGTCGGACATGGAGTCGACCATCGTCCCCCAGTTCCTGGCGGAACTGGACGGCGTCGAAGGGCTTAGGCATGTGATCGTAATCGGGGCCTCGAACCGTCAGGACCTCATCGATCCGGCTGTCCTGCGGCCGGGGCGGTTCGATGTCAAGATCAAGATCGACCGCCCAGACCGGAGCGCAGCCTGTGAGATCTTCGCAAAGTACTTGACGCCGGCACTGCCGTTCGCGGCGACGGAGATCAAGGCGCATGGGACGCCGGAAAAGGTAGCGGCGGCCATGACCGCGGCGGCCATCGACCTGCTGTACGCGACGGTTCCGGAGCATCGTTTCCTGGAGGTGACCTACGCCTCCGGCCAGCAGGAAACACTCTACTTCAAAGATTTTGCCTCGGGGGCCATGATTGAATCGATCTGCACAAGGGCCAAGAAGCGGGCGGTAAAACGGATGATCGCGACCGGCGTCAAGGGCCTGACGGTTGAAGACCTGCTTGATGCGGTCCGGACTGAGTTCAGAGAGAATGAGGATCTGCCGAATACGACCAATCCGGACGACTGGGCCAAGATTGCCGGCCGCCGAAGCGAGCGCATCGTCAATGTGCGGACCGTCTTCGACCGTGAAGAGAAAGAGAAGAAGTCTCGTAAGGTCGAGACTATCTCTACCGGCCACTATCTGTGA
- the prcB gene encoding proteasome subunit beta codes for MRLLFDSMVPGSSFFDLLRQVRSDLLPQMQIKPDGLSPAEIRELKETPHGTTILALRFRDGSLIAGDRQATEGFQVSSRRIEKVYKADAYSAIAIAGVAGPCIELAKLFEVELTHYEKLEGMPLSLEGKANKLSQMVKANLPMAMQGLVVIPIFVGYDVRGREGKIFKYDVTGGRYEETDYYATGSGGKDARSTMKKLYRDGMTEDEAIAVGLEALIDAAEEDVGTGGPDFVRGLFPTVKIAVRSGLQDVPETRIKEVCQAIIDRRKSVERGA; via the coding sequence ATGCGCTTGTTGTTCGATTCGATGGTTCCAGGTTCGAGTTTTTTTGACCTGCTGCGGCAGGTTCGGTCTGACCTATTGCCCCAGATGCAGATCAAGCCGGACGGGTTGTCGCCGGCTGAGATCCGGGAGTTGAAAGAGACGCCTCACGGAACTACGATTCTGGCCCTGAGATTCCGGGACGGGTCGCTGATTGCAGGGGACCGGCAGGCGACCGAGGGGTTTCAGGTCTCGTCGAGGCGGATCGAGAAGGTGTACAAGGCGGATGCCTACTCGGCCATTGCCATTGCGGGTGTTGCCGGTCCGTGCATCGAACTGGCCAAGCTGTTTGAGGTCGAGCTGACCCACTACGAAAAGCTGGAAGGGATGCCGCTTTCGCTGGAGGGAAAGGCGAATAAGTTGTCGCAGATGGTCAAGGCCAATCTACCGATGGCGATGCAGGGGTTAGTGGTGATCCCAATCTTTGTCGGCTACGATGTCAGGGGTCGGGAGGGGAAGATCTTCAAATACGACGTGACGGGCGGTCGGTATGAGGAGACCGATTACTACGCCACGGGTTCCGGCGGGAAGGATGCCCGCTCGACTATGAAAAAGTTGTATCGGGACGGTATGACCGAGGACGAGGCGATCGCGGTGGGGCTGGAGGCATTGATCGACGCGGCAGAAGAGGATGTGGGGACCGGGGGTCCCGACTTCGTTCGCGGGCTCTTCCCGACGGTGAAGATCGCGGTCAGATCCGGCCTGCAGGATGTGCCGGAGACCCGTATCAAAGAGGTCTGCCAGGCCATTATCGATCGCCGCAAGTCGGTCGAGCGAGGAGCATAG
- a CDS encoding anti-sigma factor antagonist, protein MQLDQRTVDHTLIVTPLEDRLDARIAADFKERMIELIASGHTKIVLDLSQIEFIDSSGLGAIVSSLKRMGGQGELVVCGLQETTMTLFKLTRMDRVFQVFESEQQALSALGDDKG, encoded by the coding sequence ATGCAGCTTGACCAGCGGACAGTAGACCATACGCTGATTGTCACACCACTGGAGGATCGGCTGGATGCCAGGATTGCCGCCGATTTTAAGGAACGGATGATCGAACTGATCGCGTCGGGCCATACCAAGATTGTGCTGGACCTGTCACAGATCGAGTTTATCGACAGCAGCGGCCTGGGGGCAATCGTCTCCAGCCTGAAGCGAATGGGAGGGCAGGGGGAACTGGTCGTCTGCGGGTTGCAGGAAACCACCATGACGCTATTTAAGCTGACGCGAATGGATCGTGTGTTTCAGGTCTTTGAAAGCGAGCAACAGGCCCTATCGGCCCTAGGCGACGATAAAGGGTAG
- a CDS encoding tryptophan 2,3-dioxygenase has translation MREDDDKFITGLTAQTSYSGYLCLDELLAAQRPRSSHHDEMLFIIQHQVSELWMKLMIHELEAAIVHVRADRLEPCFKILARVKQVQRQLFEQWSVLETLTPSEYVEFRDVLGPASGLQSYQFRAVEFLLGNKNARFMEVHRHDAPVYERLAKLLASPSLYDEFLRYLARRGMPIPLERVERDWSQPYEGHRGVTAVFRTIYQNTQQFWAEYDMCEKLVDVEENFQLWRFRHVKTVERIIGFKPGTGGTSGVAFLRRTLETSLFPELVDVRTEIH, from the coding sequence ATGCGAGAGGACGACGATAAGTTTATTACAGGCCTCACCGCTCAGACTTCCTACAGCGGCTACCTCTGCCTCGACGAGCTGCTCGCGGCGCAGCGCCCGCGCTCCTCGCACCACGACGAGATGCTCTTCATCATCCAGCATCAGGTATCCGAGTTGTGGATGAAGCTGATGATCCACGAGCTTGAGGCTGCGATCGTGCACGTCCGCGCCGACCGCCTCGAGCCGTGCTTCAAGATCCTTGCGCGCGTGAAGCAGGTACAGCGCCAGCTCTTCGAGCAGTGGTCGGTGCTCGAGACGCTTACGCCTTCGGAATACGTTGAGTTTCGCGACGTGCTGGGGCCCGCCTCGGGGCTGCAGTCCTACCAGTTCCGAGCTGTCGAGTTCCTGCTCGGCAACAAGAACGCGCGCTTTATGGAGGTACATCGCCACGATGCGCCGGTCTATGAGCGGCTCGCGAAGCTGCTCGCCTCACCGAGCCTGTACGATGAGTTCCTGCGCTACCTCGCGCGCCGCGGTATGCCGATTCCGCTCGAGCGCGTCGAGCGCGACTGGTCGCAACCCTACGAGGGGCATCGGGGCGTGACTGCCGTCTTCAGGACCATTTATCAAAACACACAGCAGTTCTGGGCCGAATACGATATGTGCGAAAAGCTGGTCGACGTTGAGGAGAACTTTCAGCTCTGGCGCTTCCGCCACGTGAAGACGGTCGAGCGCATCATCGGCTTCAAACCGGGCACCGGCGGCACGTCCGGCGTTGCCTTCCTGCGCCGGACGCTGGAGACGTCGCTCTTCCCGGAGCTGGTCGATGTCCGCACCGAGATTCACTGA
- a CDS encoding proteasome accessory factor PafA2: MAIEKIMGTETELGISARDPRGFDPVSGSILLINAHRPIAEVKSIWDYAGENPLLDARGFEISGERERPSQQDNRTINKLLRNGGRLYVDGAHPEYSTPECTNARDVVCYEKAGERIFELCLAAANLTLPERQRIFIYKNNSDGKGNSYGHHENYLMERRIPFDQIVQGLAPFLVTRVIFAGAGKVGAENGAERCDFQISQRADFFETFIGLDTMAKRPIINTRDEPHADEEKYRRLHVIVGDSNMSELATYLKVGTTAIILAMVEDGVIKRDLAIEDPVRAIKEISHDITCRRRIRLKRGKEFSAVEIQREYLDLALEYYQGRERSPQIADLLEKWQYVLDKLAEDPLTLNRELDWVIKHGLITSYIGRKGCSFDDQRVFMLDLQYHDLRRDKGLYFTLERQGYVERIVTDEEILLAITTPPADTRAYFRGTCLQKYPDEVYGASWSSVIFDTGEATVKRVPMVDPLRGTRKLAAELLDRSDTAVELLDNIAV, from the coding sequence ATGGCGATCGAAAAGATCATGGGGACCGAGACCGAGTTGGGGATCAGCGCCAGGGATCCCCGCGGGTTCGATCCGGTATCCGGCTCCATCCTGTTGATCAACGCCCATCGCCCCATCGCCGAGGTCAAGTCGATCTGGGATTACGCGGGTGAGAACCCGCTCCTGGATGCCAGAGGATTCGAGATAAGCGGGGAGCGCGAGCGGCCAAGCCAGCAGGATAACCGCACGATCAACAAGCTCCTTCGAAACGGCGGCCGGCTCTATGTCGACGGCGCCCACCCCGAATACTCCACGCCGGAATGTACCAATGCCCGGGATGTCGTCTGTTATGAGAAGGCCGGCGAGCGGATCTTCGAACTGTGTCTGGCCGCCGCCAACCTGACCCTGCCGGAGCGGCAGCGGATCTTTATCTACAAGAACAACAGCGACGGGAAAGGGAACAGCTACGGCCACCATGAAAACTACCTGATGGAACGGCGGATCCCATTCGACCAGATTGTCCAGGGGCTTGCGCCGTTTCTGGTTACCCGCGTGATCTTTGCGGGCGCGGGCAAGGTCGGGGCGGAAAATGGCGCCGAGCGCTGCGACTTTCAGATCTCGCAGCGGGCCGACTTCTTTGAAACCTTTATCGGCCTCGACACGATGGCGAAGCGACCGATCATCAACACCCGCGACGAGCCGCACGCCGACGAGGAGAAGTACCGCCGCCTGCATGTCATTGTGGGCGACTCCAACATGTCGGAGCTCGCGACCTACCTGAAGGTCGGGACGACCGCCATCATCCTCGCCATGGTCGAGGACGGGGTGATCAAACGCGATCTCGCCATCGAGGATCCCGTCCGCGCCATCAAGGAGATCTCCCACGACATCACCTGTCGCCGCCGCATCCGCCTCAAACGCGGCAAAGAGTTCTCCGCCGTCGAGATCCAGCGCGAGTACCTCGACCTCGCCCTCGAGTACTACCAGGGCCGCGAACGCTCGCCCCAGATCGCCGATCTGCTCGAGAAGTGGCAGTACGTCCTGGACAAGCTGGCGGAGGACCCCCTGACGCTCAACCGCGAGCTGGACTGGGTCATCAAGCACGGGCTCATCACCTCCTACATCGGGCGCAAGGGCTGCTCCTTCGACGACCAGCGCGTCTTCATGCTGGATCTGCAGTATCATGATCTTCGACGGGACAAGGGCCTGTACTTCACCCTGGAGCGCCAGGGATACGTCGAACGAATCGTCACGGACGAGGAAATTCTGCTCGCCATCACTACCCCTCCCGCGGATACCCGGGCCTATTTCCGCGGGACATGTCTACAGAAGTACCCCGATGAGGTCTATGGGGCAAGCTGGAGTTCGGTGATCTTCGATACCGGCGAGGCAACGGTGAAACGGGTTCCCATGGTCGATCCGTTGAGGGGGACGCGGAAGTTGGCGGCCGAACTGCTGGACCGATCCGACACCGCCGTGGAGCTGTTGGACAACATCGCGGTCTAG
- a CDS encoding serine/threonine protein phosphatase yields MTIASSTAPTPAPFSPTCRPRSRGSIFRSSGKIPAASATHGGRRHDASSQSSYVVASWPVSPQNIPTVPSCEKRSEGGCGADPTTGVIISFRILPYSSKRLRANIHRHTLVLLQEHPMRILIVDDDVDMRRLLLGILQRWGYDVVPASDGAEAWDILQNQSISFVITDWIMPNLDGLKLCRRIREGRLDRYIYIILLTAKNSKDELIKGMEAGADDFLIKPFNVGELKVRIRAGERIVSLEHNLEEQNRKLQEAYSRIREDLDAAVAMQRSLLPNHTLVVPGFAFEWMFAPCHFVAGDIFNVFQLDDHRVGFYILDVAGHGIPAAMLSVTLSTLLSPAVRQGSPLMHFIPTPPHYAVAMPADAVQTLNQEFQSEDGAMQYFTMIYGIIDTHTARLRLTQAGHPSPIYQSKGATARLLGTGGFPVGLWPNAEYYEEEVDLLHGDRLLFYSDGIPECTGKEGERFSVQRLMTLVDESRDRPLRDVMASIQQTIERWRGSEEFEDDITILAIEREVT; encoded by the coding sequence ATGACCATCGCCTCATCGACGGCGCCTACGCCAGCGCCTTTCTCACCCACGTGCAGACCACGCTCCAGGGGTTCGATTTTTCGATCATCCGGTAAGATCCCGGCGGCTTCGGCAACACACGGGGGGCGACGCCATGATGCATCCAGCCAATCTTCTTACGTAGTCGCGTCCTGGCCCGTCTCGCCCCAGAACATTCCGACAGTCCCCTCTTGTGAAAAGAGAAGCGAGGGAGGATGTGGCGCTGACCCCACGACCGGCGTCATTATCTCATTCCGGATACTCCCGTACTCCTCGAAGCGGTTGCGCGCGAACATCCATCGTCATACACTAGTATTGTTACAGGAGCACCCAATGCGGATTCTGATTGTTGACGATGATGTGGACATGCGGAGACTCCTTTTGGGAATCCTCCAGCGATGGGGATACGATGTCGTCCCGGCATCCGACGGGGCCGAAGCATGGGACATTCTCCAGAACCAATCGATCAGTTTCGTGATTACCGACTGGATCATGCCGAATCTGGACGGCCTGAAGCTCTGTCGGCGGATCAGGGAAGGGCGGCTCGACCGATACATCTACATCATCCTCCTGACTGCCAAGAACTCCAAAGACGAATTGATTAAGGGGATGGAAGCCGGTGCCGATGATTTTCTGATCAAACCCTTCAACGTCGGAGAGTTAAAGGTCCGCATCCGGGCCGGGGAACGGATCGTCTCGCTGGAGCATAATCTGGAGGAGCAGAACAGAAAGCTGCAGGAGGCCTATTCCAGGATTCGCGAGGACCTCGATGCGGCCGTGGCGATGCAGCGATCGCTCCTGCCCAACCACACGCTCGTGGTCCCCGGATTTGCCTTTGAGTGGATGTTTGCGCCCTGTCATTTCGTTGCAGGCGATATCTTCAATGTCTTTCAGCTCGACGACCACCGGGTCGGCTTTTACATCCTTGATGTGGCCGGTCACGGGATTCCCGCGGCGATGTTGTCGGTCACGCTCAGCACACTACTCTCACCTGCCGTCAGGCAGGGCAGCCCACTGATGCACTTTATCCCAACCCCCCCTCACTATGCGGTCGCGATGCCTGCTGACGCCGTGCAAACACTGAATCAAGAGTTCCAGTCCGAAGACGGCGCGATGCAGTATTTCACAATGATCTACGGTATCATCGACACCCATACTGCCCGACTGCGCCTGACTCAGGCCGGCCATCCATCCCCGATCTATCAATCCAAGGGGGCCACAGCCAGGCTGCTGGGAACGGGAGGGTTCCCTGTGGGGCTGTGGCCGAATGCCGAGTATTATGAGGAAGAGGTAGACCTGCTGCACGGCGACAGGCTCTTGTTCTACTCCGACGGCATTCCGGAGTGCACGGGAAAAGAGGGGGAGCGTTTTTCGGTCCAGCGTCTTATGACCCTCGTCGATGAGTCGCGGGATCGTCCATTGCGCGACGTCATGGCGAGCATTCAACAGACAATCGAACGCTGGAGGGGCAGCGAAGAGTTTGAGGACGATATCACCATACTGGCGATCGAAAGGGAAGTGACGTAG
- a CDS encoding alpha-ketoacid dehydrogenase subunit beta — MEITYLEAIRQALWEEMDRDERVFLLGEDIGVYGGAFKVTKGFLDKFGPERVIDTPLSESAFVGAAIGAALMGMRPIVEMQFSDFIACAFDQIVNMAAKHHYRIGESIPLVIRAPYGGGIHAGPFHSQCPEAWFFHVAGLKLVAPSTPADAKGLLKAAIRDPNPVIYFEHKYLYRHIKGEVPEGDSIVPIGQAEIKRPGRTISVITYGAMLQHSLTAAERLLPDGIDLEVVDLRTLQPLDMATISTSVKKTGRAMVVHEAPKTGGIGGEIAARIAEDLFQHLDAPIIRVAAPHTPVPFSPVLEEAYLPNPDTIADKARELAGF; from the coding sequence ATGGAAATCACCTATCTCGAAGCGATCCGTCAGGCCTTGTGGGAAGAGATGGACCGAGACGAGCGCGTCTTCTTACTCGGCGAGGACATCGGGGTCTACGGCGGTGCCTTCAAGGTCACCAAAGGTTTCCTGGATAAGTTCGGACCGGAACGGGTCATCGATACGCCGCTCTCCGAGTCGGCATTCGTCGGGGCTGCCATCGGCGCAGCCCTTATGGGGATGCGGCCGATCGTCGAGATGCAGTTCTCCGACTTCATCGCCTGCGCCTTCGATCAGATCGTCAATATGGCGGCCAAGCACCACTACCGCATCGGCGAATCAATCCCCCTGGTAATCCGGGCCCCATATGGCGGCGGCATTCATGCGGGGCCGTTCCATTCCCAGTGCCCGGAGGCGTGGTTCTTTCATGTCGCCGGTCTGAAACTGGTGGCCCCCTCCACACCAGCCGATGCGAAGGGCCTGCTCAAGGCCGCAATCCGCGATCCCAACCCGGTCATCTATTTCGAACATAAGTACCTGTACCGGCACATTAAAGGCGAGGTACCTGAGGGAGACTCCATCGTACCGATCGGCCAGGCCGAGATAAAAAGACCTGGGCGCACCATCAGCGTCATCACCTACGGCGCGATGCTCCAGCATTCACTGACAGCGGCGGAGCGACTCCTCCCAGACGGGATCGATCTGGAGGTGGTCGATCTCCGGACCCTTCAGCCCCTGGATATGGCTACCATCTCTACCTCGGTCAAGAAGACCGGACGGGCGATGGTGGTCCATGAGGCGCCGAAGACCGGCGGTATCGGAGGCGAAATCGCCGCCCGAATCGCCGAAGACCTGTTCCAGCATCTGGATGCCCCAATTATCCGCGTGGCGGCCCCCCATACCCCCGTTCCTTTCAGTCCTGTGCTGGAGGAGGCGTATCTGCCGAATCCCGACACGATCGCCGATAAGGCGCGAGAGCTGGCCGGCTTCTGA
- a CDS encoding aminotransferase, whose amino-acid sequence MSAPRFTEEYLRHAVWPRFSRVLAREEIYLANHSLGRPPDRMAEDVRAALDVWYRDMEGAWQFWLQQQERFRELTATLVGAPRADCIVPKTSAGQGLRAVLNALPGKPRVATSDGEFDSLDFILRVYREQGRIDLDLAPWRELSIAGADLIVLSSVMFRTGEIVEDLPNIVHRAHVAGALVLLDVYHHVGALPLDLDALDVDFAVGGSYKYTRGGPGAGWLYVRPGLVETLRTLDTGWFSKQDAFSYARPDPPKYGRGGDAWLESTPPVLAPVQALAGLELTLELGVEGVRAHNLAQKSHLASLLAEQGVTVAGVGDAYGAFLTVVHPESGTIAKQLHEKGVKVDARGEYLRVCPDMLNSEAELERAARLIGAVVSKH is encoded by the coding sequence ATGTCCGCACCGAGATTCACTGAGGAGTACTTGCGGCACGCAGTGTGGCCGCGCTTTTCGCGCGTACTCGCCAGAGAGGAGATCTACCTCGCGAATCACTCGCTCGGCCGGCCGCCCGACCGGATGGCCGAAGACGTACGCGCGGCGCTCGACGTGTGGTATCGCGACATGGAGGGCGCCTGGCAGTTCTGGCTTCAGCAGCAAGAACGATTTCGAGAACTCACGGCGACCCTGGTGGGCGCGCCACGCGCCGACTGTATCGTCCCCAAGACCAGTGCCGGCCAGGGTTTGCGGGCAGTGCTGAACGCGCTGCCGGGCAAGCCGCGCGTCGCGACCAGCGACGGCGAGTTCGACTCACTGGACTTTATCCTGCGCGTCTACCGCGAGCAGGGGCGAATCGATCTCGACCTCGCGCCCTGGCGTGAGCTCAGCATCGCAGGCGCGGATCTGATCGTCCTCTCGAGCGTCATGTTCCGTACCGGCGAGATCGTCGAGGACCTGCCGAACATTGTCCACCGCGCGCACGTCGCGGGCGCGCTGGTGCTGCTCGACGTCTACCACCACGTCGGCGCGCTGCCGCTCGATCTCGACGCGCTCGACGTCGATTTTGCAGTCGGCGGCTCGTACAAGTACACGCGCGGCGGGCCTGGCGCGGGCTGGCTCTATGTGCGCCCGGGGCTCGTCGAGACTCTGCGCACGCTCGACACCGGCTGGTTCTCGAAACAGGACGCCTTCTCCTACGCGCGGCCCGACCCCCCGAAGTACGGGCGCGGCGGGGACGCGTGGCTCGAGTCTACGCCGCCAGTGCTGGCGCCGGTGCAGGCGCTTGCCGGTCTCGAGCTTACCCTCGAACTCGGCGTCGAGGGTGTACGCGCGCACAACCTCGCTCAGAAGAGCCACCTCGCCTCGCTCCTCGCCGAACAAGGCGTCACGGTCGCTGGCGTCGGCGACGCATACGGCGCCTTCCTCACCGTCGTACATCCCGAGTCAGGTACGATCGCGAAGCAACTGCACGAGAAAGGGGTAAAGGTCGACGCGCGCGGCGAGTACTTGCGCGTCTGCCCCGATATGCTTAACTCCGAGGCGGAGCTCGAGCGAGCTGCGCGTCTGATCGGCGCAGTGGTCAGCAAGCATTAA